The proteins below come from a single Microbacterium sp. SLBN-154 genomic window:
- the dnaE gene encoding DNA polymerase III subunit alpha, producing MLDGAAKIGAMTQAAADYGMPAIAVTDHGNTFAAFEFYNAAKASGIKPIIGLEAYVTPGTHRSDKSRVQWGTPEQRSDDVSGSGAYTHMTMWSQSTEGMHNLFRLSSLSSMEGYYFKPRMDRELLETYGKGLIATTGCPSGEVQTRLRLGQYDAARAAAAEFQDIFGKENYFAEIMDHGLSIERRVMTDLIRISKDLGIPLVATNDSHYTHQHEADAHAALLCVQSGSTLDDPNRFKFDGDGYYVKTAQEMRQIFREHPEACDNTLLIAERCDVEFNTSANYMPRFPVPDGETEDSWLVKEVEKGLHYRYPNGIPDNVRKQAEYETGIILQMGFPGYFLVVADFINWAKDNGIRVGPGRGSGAGSMVAYAMRITDLDPLEHGLIFERFLNPDRVSMPDFDVDFDDRRRGEVIDYVTEKYGSERVAQIVTYGTIKSKQALKDAGRVLGFPFSMGERLTKAMPPAVMGKDMPLSGMYDAQHPRFKEASEFRALIDSDPEAKTVFDRALGLEGLKRQWGVHAAGVIMSSEPLLDIIPIMRREQDGQIVTQFDYPSCETLGLIKMDFLGLRNLTIISDALDNIRMNRGEELDLEHLALDDTAAYELLTRGDTLGVFQLDGGPMRSLLRLLKPDNFEDVSAVIALYRPGPMGANSHINYALRKNGQQEVTPIHPELEEPLKDILDISYGLIIYQEQVMAIAQKVAGFSLGQADILRRAMGKKKKSELDKQYEGFSGGMKERGYGDGAIKALWDILLPFSDYAFNKAHSAAYGLVSYWTAYLKAHYPAEYMAALLTSVGDSKDKMAVYLNECRRMGIKVLPPDVGESIRYFAAVGEDIRFGLGAVRNVGANVVDAIVAARQEARFTSFHDFLSKVPVPVANKRTVESLIKAGAFDSLGATRRALMEIHEDATEQAVLDKRREANGEVGFDFDSLWDEPQQVQKVPDRPEWTKKDKLAFEREMLGLYVSDHPLAGLEIPLAKHASLSIHDLLASEDIADGEQVTVAGLVTSVQHRVAKSSGNPYGMITVEDFDGEVTVMFMGKTYTEFQSMLQADSILVVRGRVSRRDDGMNLHAVSAFVPDLGAVDASGPLVLLVPEHRATETVVTELAQVLTRHRGDTEVTLRLHKGGVAKVFEVPLPVTVTADLYGELKGLLGPQCLG from the coding sequence ATGCTCGACGGGGCGGCCAAGATCGGCGCCATGACGCAGGCGGCCGCCGACTACGGCATGCCGGCCATCGCCGTCACCGACCACGGCAACACCTTCGCCGCGTTCGAGTTCTACAACGCCGCCAAGGCCTCGGGCATCAAGCCGATCATCGGTCTCGAGGCCTATGTCACGCCCGGCACGCACCGCAGCGACAAGTCCCGCGTGCAGTGGGGCACCCCCGAGCAGCGCAGCGACGATGTCTCCGGCTCGGGCGCGTACACGCACATGACGATGTGGAGTCAGAGCACCGAGGGCATGCACAATCTCTTCCGGCTCAGCTCGTTGTCGAGCATGGAGGGGTACTACTTCAAGCCGCGCATGGACCGCGAGCTGCTCGAGACCTACGGCAAGGGGCTCATCGCGACGACGGGGTGCCCGTCGGGCGAGGTGCAGACGCGACTGCGTCTCGGCCAGTACGACGCCGCGCGAGCGGCGGCCGCGGAGTTCCAGGACATCTTCGGCAAGGAGAACTACTTCGCCGAGATCATGGATCACGGGCTCTCCATCGAGCGCCGGGTCATGACCGATCTGATCCGCATCTCGAAGGATCTCGGCATCCCGCTGGTGGCGACCAACGACTCCCACTACACCCACCAGCACGAGGCCGACGCGCACGCGGCGCTGCTGTGCGTGCAGTCGGGATCGACCCTCGACGACCCCAACCGCTTCAAGTTCGACGGCGACGGGTACTACGTCAAGACGGCGCAGGAGATGCGGCAGATCTTCCGCGAGCACCCCGAGGCGTGCGACAACACCCTCCTCATCGCCGAGCGATGCGACGTCGAGTTCAACACGAGCGCCAACTACATGCCGCGCTTCCCCGTGCCCGACGGCGAGACCGAGGACAGCTGGCTGGTCAAGGAGGTCGAGAAGGGCCTTCACTACCGGTACCCGAACGGCATCCCGGACAACGTCCGCAAGCAGGCCGAGTACGAGACCGGCATCATCCTCCAGATGGGGTTCCCCGGCTACTTCCTGGTCGTCGCCGACTTCATCAACTGGGCGAAGGACAACGGCATCCGCGTCGGCCCGGGCCGTGGCTCCGGTGCGGGCTCGATGGTCGCGTACGCCATGCGCATCACCGACCTCGACCCGCTCGAGCACGGCCTGATCTTCGAGCGCTTCCTCAACCCCGATCGCGTCTCGATGCCCGACTTCGATGTCGACTTCGACGACCGGCGCCGCGGCGAGGTGATCGACTACGTCACCGAGAAGTACGGCTCCGAGCGGGTCGCGCAGATCGTGACGTACGGCACCATCAAGTCCAAGCAGGCTCTGAAGGACGCGGGGCGGGTGCTGGGCTTCCCGTTCAGCATGGGGGAGCGGCTGACGAAGGCGATGCCGCCGGCGGTCATGGGCAAGGACATGCCGCTGAGCGGCATGTACGACGCACAGCATCCGCGCTTCAAGGAGGCCAGCGAGTTCCGCGCCCTCATCGACTCCGATCCCGAGGCGAAGACGGTCTTCGATCGGGCGCTCGGACTCGAGGGGCTGAAGCGTCAATGGGGCGTCCACGCCGCGGGCGTCATCATGTCGTCGGAGCCCCTGCTCGACATCATCCCGATCATGCGTCGCGAGCAGGACGGCCAGATCGTCACGCAGTTCGACTACCCGTCGTGCGAAACCCTCGGCCTGATCAAGATGGACTTCCTCGGGCTTCGCAACCTCACGATCATCTCGGACGCGCTCGACAACATCCGGATGAACCGGGGCGAGGAGCTCGACCTCGAGCACCTCGCGCTCGACGACACAGCGGCGTACGAGCTGCTCACCCGTGGCGACACCCTCGGCGTGTTCCAGCTCGACGGCGGTCCGATGCGTTCGCTGCTGCGACTTCTCAAGCCCGACAACTTCGAAGACGTGTCGGCCGTCATCGCGCTCTACCGCCCGGGCCCCATGGGTGCGAACTCCCACATCAACTACGCCCTCCGCAAGAACGGGCAGCAGGAGGTCACGCCGATCCACCCCGAGCTCGAGGAGCCGCTCAAGGACATCCTCGACATCAGCTACGGCCTGATCATCTATCAGGAGCAGGTCATGGCCATCGCGCAGAAGGTGGCGGGCTTCTCACTCGGCCAGGCGGACATCCTCCGCCGTGCGATGGGGAAGAAGAAGAAGTCCGAGCTCGACAAGCAGTACGAGGGCTTCTCGGGCGGTATGAAGGAGCGCGGCTACGGCGACGGGGCCATCAAGGCGCTGTGGGACATCCTGCTGCCCTTCTCGGATTACGCCTTCAACAAAGCCCACTCGGCTGCGTACGGCCTGGTCTCGTACTGGACGGCGTATCTGAAGGCCCATTATCCGGCCGAGTACATGGCGGCGCTCCTGACGAGCGTCGGTGACTCCAAGGACAAGATGGCCGTCTACCTCAACGAGTGCCGACGCATGGGCATCAAGGTGCTGCCACCGGACGTGGGGGAGTCGATCCGCTATTTCGCGGCCGTCGGCGAAGACATCCGCTTCGGACTGGGCGCGGTGCGCAATGTCGGCGCGAACGTGGTCGACGCCATCGTCGCGGCCCGCCAGGAGGCGCGCTTCACGTCCTTCCACGACTTCCTGTCGAAGGTTCCCGTGCCCGTCGCTAACAAACGGACCGTCGAGTCGCTGATCAAGGCGGGCGCGTTCGACTCGCTCGGGGCGACGCGTCGTGCGCTGATGGAGATCCATGAGGATGCCACCGAGCAGGCCGTCCTCGACAAGCGGCGTGAGGCCAACGGCGAGGTCGGATTCGACTTCGATTCCCTGTGGGACGAACCGCAGCAGGTGCAGAAGGTGCCCGACCGGCCGGAGTGGACCAAGAAGGACAAGCTGGCCTTCGAGCGCGAGATGCTCGGGCTCTACGTCTCCGACCACCCGCTCGCGGGGTTGGAGATCCCGCTGGCCAAGCACGCCTCGCTGTCGATCCACGACCTGTTGGCCTCGGAGGACATCGCCGACGGCGAGCAGGTGACCGTCGCCGGCCTCGTCACGAGCGTGCAGCACCGGGTGGCCAAATCCAGCGGCAACCCGTACGGCATGATCACCGTCGAGGACTTCGACGGTGAGGTCACCGTGATGTTCATGGGTAAGACCTACACCGAGTTCCAGTCCATGCTCCAGGCCGACTCGATCCTCGTGGTCCGCGGACGCGTGTCGCGACGCGATGACGGCATGAATCTGCACGCCGTCTCGGCCTTCGTGCCCGATCTCGGTGCGGTGGATGCCTCCGGTCCGCTCGTTCTCCTCGTCCCCGAGCATCGGGCGACCGAGACGGTGGTGACCGAACTCGCTCAGGTGCTGACCCGTCACCGAGGCGACACCGAGGTGACCCTGCGCCTGCACAAGGGCGGGGTGGCGAAGGTGTTCGAGGTCCCGCTGCCGGTGACGGTGACCGCCGACCTGTACGGCGAGCTGAAAGGTCTTCTCGGGCCCCAGTGCCTCGGTTGA
- the hisD gene encoding histidinol dehydrogenase, translated as MRTIDLRGQALTPAELLAAVPRAAGTREAAFTAASDIVADVAARGEASLREQAERFDGVTGHDIRVPAAHLDEALTGLAPDIRAALEEAIDRVRLGSAAQVPAEIVTMIRPGARIVQRWQPVRRVGLYVPGGKAVYPSSVVMNVVPAQIAGVVEVALASPPQREYGGRVHPVILAAARLLGVAEVYAMGGAGAIGAFAHGATAIGLEPVDVVTGPGNNFVAAAKRAVAGLVGTDSEAGATEILIVADESADADIVAADLISQAEHDEQASAVLVTTSPALADAVAAAVASKAAATRHATRVQTALAGAQSAIVLVDDRAAATAFSNAYAPEHLELHLADPRPEDFVHAGAIFVGRHTPVSLGDYLAGSNHVLPTGGQARYAAGLSASTFLRPQQVVTYDEQALAEVRDAIVTLADAEDLPAHGEAVTARFSA; from the coding sequence ATGCGCACCATCGATCTGCGGGGGCAGGCTCTCACCCCCGCTGAGCTGCTCGCCGCCGTCCCGCGTGCGGCCGGTACTCGCGAGGCGGCGTTCACCGCCGCCTCCGACATCGTCGCCGACGTCGCGGCGCGTGGCGAGGCGTCGCTGCGTGAGCAGGCGGAGCGATTCGACGGGGTCACCGGACACGACATCCGGGTGCCGGCAGCGCACCTCGATGAGGCGCTGACGGGCCTCGCCCCCGACATCCGCGCAGCGCTCGAGGAGGCGATCGACCGCGTGCGCCTCGGTTCGGCGGCCCAGGTCCCGGCGGAGATCGTCACCATGATCCGTCCCGGCGCGCGCATCGTGCAGCGGTGGCAGCCCGTACGTCGCGTGGGCCTGTACGTTCCCGGGGGCAAGGCCGTCTACCCGTCGAGCGTCGTGATGAACGTCGTCCCCGCGCAGATCGCCGGGGTCGTCGAGGTCGCGCTCGCCTCGCCTCCGCAGCGTGAGTACGGCGGGCGGGTGCACCCCGTCATCCTCGCCGCCGCGCGACTTCTGGGCGTCGCCGAGGTCTACGCGATGGGCGGTGCCGGGGCGATCGGCGCCTTCGCCCATGGTGCCACCGCCATCGGGCTGGAGCCTGTCGATGTGGTGACCGGACCCGGCAACAACTTCGTCGCAGCGGCCAAGCGCGCCGTCGCGGGTCTGGTCGGTACCGACTCCGAGGCCGGGGCCACCGAGATCCTCATCGTCGCGGACGAATCCGCTGACGCCGACATCGTCGCGGCTGACCTCATCAGTCAGGCGGAGCACGACGAACAGGCATCCGCCGTCCTCGTCACCACGTCGCCCGCTCTCGCCGACGCGGTTGCGGCGGCGGTCGCATCGAAGGCAGCCGCCACCCGTCATGCGACGCGCGTGCAGACCGCCCTCGCCGGCGCGCAATCCGCCATCGTGCTGGTGGACGATCGGGCTGCTGCCACGGCGTTCAGCAACGCCTACGCCCCCGAGCACCTCGAACTCCACCTCGCCGACCCCCGCCCGGAGGACTTCGTCCACGCCGGCGCGATCTTCGTCGGTCGCCACACACCGGTGAGTCTCGGCGACTACCTCGCGGGGAGCAATCACGTCCTTCCGACGGGGGGACAGGCCCGCTACGCTGCCGGGCTGTCGGCGTCGACATTCCTCCGGCCGCAGCAGGTGGTGACGTACGACGAGCAGGCACTGGCCGAGGTGCGCGACGCGATCGTGACGCTCGCCGATGCCGAGGACCTGCCCGCGCACGGCGAGGCCGTGACCGCACGCTTCTCGGCGTAA
- the nrdR gene encoding transcriptional regulator NrdR — MHCPFCRHSDSRVIDSRTSDDGLSIKRRRQCPECGGRFSTIETASLNVIKRSGVIEPFSREKVMSGVRKACQGRPVTEGDLAVLAQTVEEAVRQTGASQIDTNEIGLAILGPLRELDEVAFLRFASVYQAFDSLEDFESAIAGLRADHADRVRTGESEPTR; from the coding sequence ATGCATTGTCCCTTCTGTCGTCATTCCGACTCCCGCGTCATCGACTCGCGTACCAGCGACGACGGACTGAGCATCAAGCGCCGCCGGCAGTGCCCGGAGTGCGGCGGCCGGTTCTCCACGATCGAGACGGCGAGTCTGAATGTGATCAAGCGGTCCGGGGTGATCGAACCGTTCAGCCGCGAGAAGGTCATGTCGGGTGTCCGCAAGGCCTGCCAGGGACGCCCTGTCACCGAGGGCGATCTCGCGGTCCTCGCCCAGACCGTCGAAGAGGCGGTACGTCAGACCGGCGCCTCGCAGATCGACACCAACGAGATCGGCCTGGCGATCCTCGGCCCGCTCCGCGAGCTCGACGAGGTCGCCTTCCTGCGTTTCGCCAGCGTCTACCAGGCCTTCGATTCCCTGGAGGACTTCGAATCGGCCATCGCCGGCCTCCGTGCCGACCACGCCGATCGCGTGCGGACGGGTGAGAGCGAGCCGACTCGCTAG
- a CDS encoding quinone-dependent dihydroorotate dehydrogenase, which translates to MYPLLFRTVLARMDPETAHHAAVVVIRALGVRPLSALAARFTRPAPTLETSALGLTFPTPFGVAAGFDKDVRAARGLAALGFGHIEVGTITAHPQPGNPRPRLFRLIPDRAVINRMGFNNAGAEAAAARLVALRRRRRRPVIGVNIGKSRVVEVADATADYVRSTTLLAPLADYLVVNVSSPNTPGLRDLQSVASLGPLLTAVKDAAGDTPLLVKIAPDLADEDIVEVARLAVDGGLAGIIATNTTIGREGLVTDPQTVAAAGAGGLSGAPLRDRSLEVLRLLRGSVPASFAVISVGGVETGEDVRERLEAGATLVQGYTGFLYRGPLWARQINRALARSVPHPSV; encoded by the coding sequence ATGTATCCCCTCCTGTTCCGCACGGTCCTCGCGCGCATGGACCCCGAGACCGCGCACCACGCCGCGGTCGTCGTCATCCGGGCGCTCGGCGTGCGGCCGCTGTCCGCACTCGCAGCCCGATTCACCCGGCCGGCTCCGACACTGGAGACCTCGGCGCTCGGCCTGACGTTCCCGACGCCGTTCGGCGTCGCAGCCGGGTTCGACAAGGACGTCCGCGCGGCGCGTGGACTGGCCGCACTCGGATTCGGTCACATCGAGGTGGGCACGATCACCGCCCACCCGCAGCCCGGGAACCCCCGCCCACGCCTGTTCCGCCTGATCCCCGACCGTGCGGTGATCAACCGGATGGGCTTCAACAACGCCGGTGCCGAGGCCGCTGCCGCGCGATTGGTCGCCCTCCGCCGACGTCGACGCCGGCCCGTCATCGGGGTGAACATCGGCAAGAGCCGCGTCGTCGAGGTGGCCGATGCGACCGCCGACTATGTGCGCAGCACGACGCTGCTCGCCCCCCTCGCCGACTACCTCGTGGTCAACGTGTCCTCACCCAACACTCCGGGCCTGCGCGACCTTCAGTCCGTCGCGAGCCTCGGGCCCCTGTTGACGGCCGTCAAGGATGCCGCCGGCGACACGCCCCTGCTGGTGAAGATCGCCCCGGACCTCGCAGACGAAGACATCGTCGAGGTCGCCCGGCTCGCCGTCGACGGCGGTCTCGCGGGCATCATCGCCACGAACACCACCATCGGACGCGAGGGGCTGGTCACGGATCCGCAGACCGTCGCCGCGGCCGGCGCAGGCGGCCTCTCCGGAGCGCCGCTGCGCGATCGCTCGCTCGAGGTGCTGCGACTGCTGCGCGGAAGCGTTCCCGCATCCTTCGCGGTGATCTCCGTCGGCGGGGTGGAGACGGGGGAGGACGTGCGCGAGCGGCTGGAGGCCGGCGCCACCCTCGTCCAGGGCTACACCGGATTCCTCTATCGCGGTCCGCTCTGGGCGCGTCAGATCAATCGAGCGCTCGCCCGCTCGGTCCCGCACCCGTCGGTCTGA
- a CDS encoding DUF3043 domain-containing protein, translating to MAKTPGAPTPAASTPKDAPEGAASATGKGRATPTRAEREAARKRPLVPDTKEAKARARADLAAQREKARAGMAAGDERYLPVRDKGPQRRWVRDFVDSGFHLGEAVMPAMVLVIVATFVPVLAVQYWSFVVLWIFILFVIGDMIITSIRVKRGAREKFGADKMEKGLGWYAAMRSIQMRFLRLPKPQVKRRGFRGGRIA from the coding sequence GTGGCCAAGACTCCCGGCGCACCCACCCCCGCAGCTTCCACACCGAAGGACGCGCCCGAGGGCGCCGCGTCCGCGACGGGGAAGGGTCGCGCGACGCCGACCCGCGCCGAGCGCGAGGCCGCTCGCAAGCGCCCCCTGGTTCCCGACACCAAGGAGGCCAAGGCACGCGCGCGCGCCGACCTGGCCGCGCAGCGCGAGAAGGCGCGCGCCGGCATGGCGGCCGGAGACGAGCGCTATCTCCCGGTGCGCGACAAGGGCCCGCAGCGCCGCTGGGTCCGCGACTTCGTCGATTCGGGCTTCCACCTGGGCGAAGCGGTGATGCCCGCCATGGTCCTGGTGATCGTGGCGACCTTCGTCCCCGTGCTCGCCGTGCAGTACTGGTCGTTCGTGGTGCTGTGGATCTTCATCCTGTTCGTCATCGGCGACATGATCATCACCTCGATCCGCGTCAAGCGCGGCGCCCGGGAGAAGTTCGGGGCCGACAAGATGGAGAAGGGCCTGGGATGGTACGCCGCGATGCGCAGCATCCAGATGCGGTTCCTACGCCTTCCCAAGCCCCAGGTGAAGCGTCGCGGCTTCCGTGGCGGGCGGATCGCCTGA
- a CDS encoding dipeptidase — MTSTPTRRDVVRDAALSGIPTALADLGALVRIPSVAFPGFDHAEVRRSAEAVATLARETGVFDDVRIVDAAVPDTGERGMPAVLATRPAAPGRPTILLYAHHDVQPVGDESLWDSPPFEPTVRDGRLYGRGAADDKAGVMAHIAAVRALRDAAGEDLGLGIALFIEGEEEAGSRSFAQFLSDNAETLRADVIVVADSGNWDARTPALTVSLRGNVRFTLTVRTLDHASHSGMFGGAVPDAMLATIRLLSTLWGADGSVAVEGLARRDAATPEYTEETLRDEAGLLDGVSPIGSGSILSRIWNQPSVTVTGIDAPSVKNASNTLSPEVSVVVSARIAPGQSASEAYEALRAHLQQHAPFGARLAFGDVDLGDGFLVDTSGWAVESVRTAFAEGYGVDPVDLGVGGSIPFIADLVREFPTAQILVTGVEDPHARAHAPNESLHLDTFRNAVVSEALLLEELDRRVS, encoded by the coding sequence ATGACCTCCACCCCCACCCGGCGTGATGTCGTCCGCGACGCCGCGCTCTCCGGCATCCCCACCGCCCTGGCCGATCTCGGCGCGCTCGTGCGCATCCCCTCGGTGGCGTTCCCCGGTTTCGATCACGCCGAGGTGCGCCGATCGGCCGAGGCGGTGGCGACCCTCGCGCGCGAGACCGGGGTCTTCGACGACGTGCGGATCGTGGACGCCGCCGTCCCCGACACCGGAGAGCGGGGGATGCCGGCGGTCCTGGCCACGCGCCCCGCGGCGCCCGGGCGGCCGACCATCCTGCTCTACGCCCACCATGACGTCCAGCCTGTCGGTGATGAGTCGCTGTGGGATTCACCGCCCTTCGAGCCCACCGTGCGAGACGGGCGGCTCTACGGGCGGGGCGCCGCCGACGACAAGGCGGGCGTGATGGCCCACATCGCCGCGGTTCGGGCGCTCCGCGATGCTGCGGGCGAAGACCTCGGTCTCGGCATCGCCCTGTTCATCGAAGGGGAGGAGGAGGCGGGCTCGCGTTCGTTCGCGCAGTTCCTCTCCGACAACGCCGAGACGCTGCGCGCCGATGTGATCGTCGTCGCGGACTCGGGCAACTGGGACGCGCGGACGCCGGCCCTGACCGTGTCGTTGCGCGGCAATGTGCGCTTCACGCTGACCGTGCGAACCCTCGATCACGCCTCGCACTCGGGGATGTTCGGCGGTGCCGTGCCCGACGCCATGCTCGCCACCATCCGACTGCTGTCCACGCTCTGGGGCGCCGACGGGTCGGTCGCGGTCGAGGGGCTCGCTCGCCGGGACGCGGCCACGCCCGAGTACACGGAGGAGACCCTGCGCGACGAGGCCGGCCTGCTCGACGGCGTGAGCCCGATCGGGTCGGGGTCGATCCTGAGCCGCATCTGGAACCAGCCGTCGGTGACGGTCACCGGCATCGACGCGCCGAGCGTGAAGAACGCCTCCAACACGCTGAGCCCGGAGGTCTCGGTCGTCGTCAGCGCGCGCATCGCGCCGGGCCAGTCGGCGTCGGAGGCGTACGAGGCCCTCCGTGCCCATCTCCAGCAGCACGCGCCGTTCGGTGCCCGACTCGCCTTCGGCGATGTCGACCTCGGCGACGGCTTCCTCGTCGACACCAGCGGCTGGGCCGTGGAGTCGGTCCGGACCGCCTTCGCCGAAGGCTACGGCGTCGACCCGGTGGACCTGGGTGTCGGCGGATCTATCCCGTTCATCGCCGACCTCGTCCGGGAGTTCCCCACCGCCCAGATCCTCGTCACCGGTGTCGAAGACCCCCACGCCCGCGCCCACGCGCCGAATGAGTCGCTCCACCTCGACACGTTCCGGAACGCCGTCGTCTCGGAGGCGCTGCTTCTGGAGGAGCTTGATCGCAGAGTCTCTTGA
- the erpA gene encoding iron-sulfur cluster insertion protein ErpA, whose product MTDTALSTDTARAHGVLLTDAAALKVKNLLDQEGRDDLRLRVAVQPGGCSGLIYQLYFDERLLEGDKTVDFDGVEVIVDDMSVPYLDGATIDFKDTISEQGFTIDNPNAAGSCACGDSFH is encoded by the coding sequence ATGACCGACACCGCTCTGTCCACCGACACCGCGCGCGCACACGGCGTGCTTCTCACCGATGCCGCCGCGCTGAAGGTGAAGAACCTGCTCGACCAGGAAGGTCGCGACGACCTGCGACTCCGCGTCGCCGTCCAGCCGGGCGGATGCAGCGGGTTGATCTACCAGCTCTACTTCGACGAGCGCCTCCTCGAGGGCGACAAGACCGTCGACTTCGACGGCGTCGAGGTCATCGTCGACGACATGAGCGTCCCCTACCTCGACGGTGCGACGATCGACTTCAAGGACACCATCTCCGAGCAGGGCTTCACGATCGACAACCCGAACGCGGCCGGCAGCTGCGCCTGCGGCGACAGCTTCCACTGA